The genomic region ACCATATCCAGAACAGCGCTCAGATCAAGAGCGTCAGCTATCGGGTGCTGCGTGAGAAGCGAAAGCTGAGGGAGCAATTTCGTGATCTCTCGCAGGCGGAGATTACGGCGCTGGCGCGCCGGGAGGGCTCCGACGCGTTGATGGAATCCCACACGGACATTCTGCTGTCATACGCCGGGGATATCGGGCGAACGGCGCCCGATCCATGGCTCGGCAGCCAAATCCTCATTCATGAGGCGACATTTCTCAGCGAAGAAGATTCCGGAGTGCTTGCCCAGAGCAAACGGCACAGCCAGATGCCCAAGCGTAATCAGCACAGCGTGCTGCCGGACGTACTCCAATTGGCGAAGGACGTGCAGCCGGAGGTTTTGGTCCTCAACCATTTCTCTTCGCGTTACTCGCCGGAAGAAATTGAGGCGACTGTCGTGGAGGGAGCGGCGTCCTTGGAGCTGACATTCCCCATCTACGTCATCCCTCCCGGCCGCATCGTCCGCGACCTGCTCCGGCAGCCCCCTGTCTGGCCGCGCGCCGCTCCTTCTCCCGATGAACGCTCTTGAGATCGCGAGTAAGCGGCGAGCGCGCCTTGACAAACCGGCGCGCCCCTCCCCATAATTTGGATAGTATCCACAGCCTGCCGCGTGACGCCGCAGGCTGTTCCCATTTTGCAGGAGAAAATCCATGACGTTCGATCCCAAACACCGCAGCCGGACCATCACCGACGGGCGTGATCGCGCTCCGGCCCGCGCCATGCTCAAAGGGACCGGGTTCTCCGACGAAGACCTGCGCAAGCCGATCATCGGCGTCGCCAACACCTGGATCGAGACGATGCCGTGCAACTTAAACTTGCGGCGTCTCGCCGAAAAAGTGAAGCAGGGAATCCGCGAGGCGGGCGCGACGCCGCAGGAGTTTTGCACGGTGGCGATCAGCGACGGCGTCACCATGGGAACCGAAGGCATGAAGACCTCGCTCGTCAGCCGTGAAGTCATCGCCGACTCCATCGAACTGGTCGGGCGCGGGCATATGTTCGACGCGGTCATTTGCCTCGTCGGCTGCGACAAGACCGC from Capsulimonas corticalis harbors:
- a CDS encoding MBL fold metallo-hydrolase, producing MSNPLTITAFSTALYSTWIFVEEFRLLLDAGDGVCAGLLGKSRKIDWVAVTHADRDHMTGLLQLQQLNAHDGKPQIFYPRDAGSFPAFGEFCRQFDPRSGPQITWSPIEPRQSYPIGDSLRIEALPNNHIQNSAQIKSVSYRVLREKRKLREQFRDLSQAEITALARREGSDALMESHTDILLSYAGDIGRTAPDPWLGSQILIHEATFLSEEDSGVLAQSKRHSQMPKRNQHSVLPDVLQLAKDVQPEVLVLNHFSSRYSPEEIEATVVEGAASLELTFPIYVIPPGRIVRDLLRQPPVWPRAAPSPDERS